Proteins encoded within one genomic window of Triticum aestivum cultivar Chinese Spring chromosome 2D, IWGSC CS RefSeq v2.1, whole genome shotgun sequence:
- the LOC100136988 gene encoding peroxidase 12: protein MASRAAAAVAVLALVCAAVHSSEGQLSPNFHAATCPDLEHIVEFHVAETFRRDVGVAPALIRILFHDCFPQGCDASVLLKGAGSELNEVPNQTLRPVALDLIERIRAAVHSACGPTVSCADITVLATRDSLVKAGGPRFDVALGRRDGLAPASSALVGLLPAPFFDVPTLISSFGNRSLDVADLVSLSGAHTFGVAHCPAFEDRFKPVFDTNPAIDSKFATSLRNKCAGDNPAGTLTQNLDVRTPDVFDNKYYFDLIARQGLFKSDQGLIDHPTTKRMATRFSLNQGAFFEQFARSMTKMSNMDLLTGNKGEIRNNCAAPNRRVQDIETAATGDEGIAADM from the coding sequence ATGGCGTCCAGAGCAGCAGCGGCCGTCGCCGTCCTGGCCTTGGTCTGCGCGGCCGTCCACTCGTCGGAGGGCCAGCTGTCGCCGAACTTCCACGCCGCGACGTGCCCGGACCTGGAGCACATCGTGGAGTTCCACGTCGCCGAGACGTTCCGGCGCGACGTCGGCGTGGCGCCGGCCCTCATCCGCATTCTCTTCCACGACTGCTTCCCGCAGGGCTGCGACGCGTCCGTGCTGCTCAAGGGCGCCGGCAGCGAGCTGAACGAGGTCCCCAACCAGACGCTCCGCCCCGTGGCGCTCGACCTCATCGAGCGCATCCGCGCCGCCGTGCACAGCGCCTGCGGGCCGaccgtctcctgcgccgacatcaCCGTGCTCGCCACCCGCGACTCCCTCGTCAAGGCCGGTGGCCCCCGCTTCGACGTCGCCCTGGGCCGCCGCGACGGGCTCGCCCCGGCGTCGTCCGCGCTCGTCGGCCTCCTGCCGGCGCCCTTCTTCGACGTGCCGACCCTCATCTCCTCCTTCGGCAACCGCAGCCTGGACGTGGCCGACCTGGTGTCCCTCTCCGGCGCGCACACCTTCGGCGTCGCCCACTGCCCGGCCTTCGAGGACCGCTTCAAGCCAGTGTTCGACACCAACCCGGCCATCGACTCCAAGTTCGCGACCTCTCTCCGGAACAAGTGCGCCGGGGACAACCCCGCCGGCACCCTCACGCAGAACCTCGACGTGCGCACGCCGGACGTGTTCGACAACAAGTACTACTTCGACCTGATCGCAAGGCAGGGGCTGTTCAAGTCGGACCAGGGCCTCATCGACCACCCCACCACCAAGCGCATGGCCACCCGCTTCTCCCTCAACCAGGGCGCCTTCTTCGAGCAGTTCGCCAGGTCCATGACCAAGATGAGCAACATGGACCTGCTCACCGGCAACAAGGGCGAGATCCGGAACAACTGCGCCGCCCCCAACAGGCGTGTCCAGGACATCGAGACCGCCGCCACCGGCGACGAGGGGATCGCCGCCGACATGTGA